The following is a genomic window from Aricia agestis chromosome 20, ilAriAges1.1, whole genome shotgun sequence.
taaaagtttgtatcatgattcatgttttcagctttgacagatcataattattaacctggtaaattaaaaagaactattgtagtgtaacaaatgtatgcgatcagtgatattttaatttggtcgcattatctaccagatgacgtattatacgaataaggtgaaaatgacacattgcagccaacatgtcaTATTAAACTTGTAatttgcaatttcgtcgccttattaagaacgaacgaattgaatgttattcactcgttgttcacttaacgttgtatttactaatccgctgttaaatttttactgtaggacataagtattttaataagtatataaataatgccttgttaggatttaacaaacagaggttggtgaaattgggtcatCTTAGAAACTACCACTAATTAATATagtattgttgaatttttcagCTTTCGCTTAAAAACTCATTTGGCGACACATTCACAGGACAAGGCATTTTCTTGCCAGTTTTGTGAAAAGAGATTCAGTATTCAACAGAATTTAAAAGTTCATTTGAGAACACACATGGTAAATAATCTGTCtcaatactttaataatttcatAGTACATTGTATTGTAGATAATCTTCAAGTCATTTAACatagagtaataataatagaacCAACTATAAGATATAGTGTCAATTTGTTCaacatatttcatattatagaaCACAATATACAACTTAGTGAAATGAAAAAGACATGAAGATTTTGTCATTAAGTTTCATATGACATTTTCAGGGTCAGAAACCACATGTATGTTCAATATGTGGGAAAACATTTGCTCAATCATCAGGTCTTACAGTTCATAAACGTAAACACTCTGGTTCACTGCCTTACAAATGTAACATTTGCCCACGCAGCTTCCGTACTATTGGTCATTTAACATATCATATTCGGttagtattaatgcatattctTGGGCCTATTTTtgcagtttttttattgaaagttaatattatacagaattatatattttatgtttcagaACCCACACTGGCGAAAAATCATATGAATGCAGTACCTGCGGACATTCCTTTATCACCAAATCAGATTTGAAAGTGCATTTAATGACACATACTGGTGACAAACCACATATATGTTCAGTTTGTGGTATGCAATTTTCACGTGCTGCAAACTTAAGGAGACATataaaacacacacacaaatcTGAATCATACCCATGTATCCAGTGCAAATCAGAGTTTACATCAAAACAAGGCTTGGAGAAGCATGTTTGTGATATTATATGCAAATAAAGTATTCTCTAatacagtttttattattcttcttTGTATTGCGAAGTAAGTAGCTATTACCGGTACATACTCTTGACTGGTAACTGTAAAAAGATGGCTACTGGAGTTCAGAATGCACCCCAAAGAGACAGGAAAATGTCTAAAGATCCAGATAGGTATTACATTTTGTATAGTGTAACAGTactgtgataatactttagggtgtgtgtgtgtgtgtgaaagtaacagtgctgaaagagcaatttttttttaatttgtatcatGCGGCATGCCCCTGCATTataaatttttccatacaaaggtgaaaaaaagttgctactttcacagtgaactctatgtagggaacccatacacaccctaaagtattatcacttacataaatagtcagtactcaagatgcatcatcacagagccgaaccgcgtcttgagaccgggtcgcatcttaagtactgactatttataccggcctagttttgttacacctgtataattAAACCGTGATCCTTTTATAAGGTATCACAAGAACCAAAGAGATTGATAAACACCCCCATGAACGGAACTTACAATCATTTTCTTTATCCTTTCCTTTCCTTTCAAGAACCAAGTGCGGTACTCTGTGACAAGAacccagtgttgccagatggtctcggcGCGGCGACATACCCCTGAACTAATTTGATTTCCCCTCAGAAATCCCCTAGAATACCCTCACCAAGCAGATGGTGGCATGCCGCGATTTTTTGAAGAGGCGGTCATGTTGAAAAATGATGGGGAATGGGGATACTTTTTGcaaaaagtatttataatagAACATTGATTGACAGGTGTAAGTTTAATTTGCATTTTGGTTACAGAAGACTTTGGTTATAGATTAGTTTAGACATAAATTCATCACAGGCTCGTGGAACGTGATATATGGCAAAAAAACTGTGCTTATttgacatgttttttttaattttccctaAAAATCCTCCAAATATTTTTCCCCCTATTTTGCCCCTATCTTGGTCGAAAACCCCCTAAATCTAGGGAGAAATCCTCTGATCTAGCAACACTGCTACCTAAGAATTAAAAAACCACTGGAGATTGCACTTAGGGCTGGTTtacgggcattttcaaaaaaatgtgtacccctggtttttaccttgtcccttgacttcgctacagattatttgtaaaaaattacatactaacattttgtaattttaatgtaggagcaaaaacaagttttcttttattaaaatacattcacgtttgtataaaattttatttagtatgagatttataagggtttttaagtaccgaaacctattaaattcacctgtccccttcccagaagttgtaacaaaatctttaataactattttttttcttaaagttagttacttaaaaaacatatgttagattcctaaatacttaatgtatcaattgttatttcttgttattgaaaaatctaacataatttaactacaaattaattaaaattataatcatgaaaaaacaacccggccggaatgttcggtttagtgaccgttttttttagttttataaacatactacaaaaatattttcggcactaaatgatagcactatatttcattgtacatcgagaaacttcaatttgaatttagtagttaaaaatctgctacaagacgcggacgcaggttggatggttcttcaggaacggtttatttgttcagataagtgaccatattttgtaagcattattatactttttccaactgtttttactgttgacacgttgcaaaattagcttagtatttagtaaaaaaaatgaaattgtgataactattatcggttatttacaaacactttaaaagtaaaagagagtaatattacgtgacttccgacttgtgacttttcgtatggtcacatataatggaacggacaagtcacaacaggcggaaagcataaggcttagttcacattttaaataaattatttttttattcacagattttattaagaaaattggtgatttttaaactggtacgattaacgtacaaatatattttttattacttatgtgttaaggtgacgccgcgttaaagtaaaaaaccgttttggatatgttttagattgctagttttctttgcatctagacatcggattatatgcattgcatacttgcatatgcaaatgcatattataatgtcactttttaggcgatagtgcatattttggcaattttgcatatttcggtagtttaacttctatgggcattaagatggcaatcggaaaatgttggtagacaattattattggcgtataataaataaataaaaactaaaaaggctttatttcaagaaattaaaaattttgattttatgaaattataaaaattggcgcttttattaatgtcactaccggaaaagtcttaaaaataataataaattttaatattaagttacttttgattgattgattaaatactgacaatgaactttaattttttagctttagtcattgctgagaaaaatcgatatcgctacagccaaattataaaggcgtcgactttacttaacaataacaaatatactatttaaaatttaagtaagtacctaaaagtttttttttttttttttaataattttgattttatttccactacttttctatcagtaaagttgaaaatcattttgtgtcgttgatatttgcagatttataataactagacatcagattatatgcatttgcatacttgcatatgcaaatgcatataatgtcactttttaggcgatagtgcatatttcggtagtttaacttccatgggcattaagattgcaatcggaaaatgttggtagaaaattattattggcgtataacaaataaataaaaagtctttatttcaagaaattaaaaatcctggattttatgaaattataaaaattggcgcttttattaatgtcactaccggaaaagtcttcaaaaaaataataaattttaatattaagtgacttttgattgtgcatattttgtgcatatttcgaccatttttcgtgcatatttgcatggatatttcggcactttgatcgtgcatataatccgatgtcattaataacttaggaattcgtagacatgtgaacacatctttatgattatgagatgttcgtccctctaattaatgaagttaaatctatgaaatcaaagaattttttacttttataagtagtgcaacaataaaaatgtttaaagaaaaggtttttgtgttataaaaacttctttatatatattaaatattacttactcatgtaaaaaaatgaaaaataacctagtggataggtcacatagtcacactatggattaaaaataattgctactcttgttgatccttgaaattatcaaatttttttttaataaacaattaaatatgcatttcattagattaaattaacgaagaaatccatttattgctgtatttttttgtattaaattatattttacatttagtcgcacaacggaatctgtttcgtcgaaaattcgattttgtttcaataatatcagaataatataacgttttcagcgttcttttttacttattccattagttcaatatttttccttgtatatgacattcaaataaaggtaaataaatgaccttaaaaaatatagacatatttttgcaagggtacacgtttttttgaaaatgcccttaCACGTATTAtctattaagttgataagtagaacttttttttttaaattaaataagggggcaaacgagcaaacgggtcacctgatggtaagcagctaccgtcgcccatggacactcgcaacatcagaagagccgcaggtgcgttgccggccttctaagagggaatacgctcttttcttgaaggtttgcaggtcgtatcggtctggaaatactgctggtgacagttcattccagagttttacagtgcgcggcagaaagttacgcgaaaaacgcactgtggaagactgccactcatcaaggtgatgaggatggtatgttttccgcgtgggacgatagcgaaaagttgcaggtggtatgattccgaacaattcctcagagcactccccgtgatataaccgatagaggatgcagagtgaagctacatctcggcgtaattccagggggtccaagctgtttgaaactatggcagtcaacaattcgagcagcccttcgttggatacgatccagagggagcagttggtattttggcgcccctgcccagagatgagaacaatattccatatggggctgaacctgcgccttgtagagttgtaggcgttggcaaggccttcgcaatgttcaaactaacagccaatgcctctcgcttcgactcaattgcctgagcccaacgatgagtcaggtatgccaagagatcaccagccgagcgacccttacggaacccgtattgtttgtcgcttagcaatccctggccgtccaagtatcaaagaagctggctattgataatggattccattatcttcgagaagagagaggttatagcgattagtctgtagttggaaggatttgagcggtcaccttttttggggttcgggtgcaccaaggctgtcttccaagaagccgggacgatgccagtggaataggagagccggaaaagacgcgtcaagaccggagccaactctggagcacactttttcaacacaataggcgggattccgtcaggcccactcgacttttggatatcaagggaacagagggcttttcgcactgagcactgatgaaaccgaatatccgacataatgctcgtgcatcgcggtatggtcggcggtttctgccccccgtcatccagggtcgagtttgacgcaaagagattgctcagaagatcggctttgtcctttgcgtcctgggctaacgatccatttcctacgtgtagggatggtagggttggcttgcagaaatttccttcaatagctttggccagagaccagaatgcacgggttcccgaggggaggcactcaagtctcttgccaattctattgacgtgctgttgctttgcccgagtaatctctttcttgagggacctagaggcaaggttgtattcctttttatatgtgctggtatttaaatcccgagcagacactgcgttggcccaggattggtaagcctcctgcttccggcgagaagcttttttgggggatgaaccaaaccagggacgaaatctgccgccagttggcactacagaggtcagaatgaaaagttccatcccctgcatcaccacatcggcaacagagttggcagtgctgtcgggatcatccggcgagaagcacacgtgcccccaaggataggatgcaaaaaacgaccgcatcccatcccagtctgctgacttgtagtgccacacatgacgatatttaacagcgcgctgtcctaacaccgtcgtaagtggcacagaacttctaacaaggcaatgatccgatgaaccaagtggtgcggttacggatatttggtagccgtcaggatttgaagtcagtaggaggtccaacaaggaaggattctgaccatccacatctgggattcgcgtaggcgtagtaaccagttgtgtcaagtcgttcgcaagggcaaagttgcagacagatctccccgcatg
Proteins encoded in this region:
- the LOC121737435 gene encoding zinc finger protein 239-like; amino-acid sequence: MQLVEPVPEKISPNDGLPNTICLKCDKKMKACIEFLTLCVKSDAFLRFSQNENCVSEDGEYNDRTDNVVEVKQECNTISSKNNENINLGTNQTGKKFTKLQCSTCGKVMSSSFRLKTHLATHSQDKAFSCQFCEKRFSIQQNLKVHLRTHMGQKPHVCSICGKTFAQSSGLTVHKRKHSGSLPYKCNICPRSFRTIGHLTYHIRTHTGEKSYECSTCGHSFITKSDLKVHLMTHTGDKPHICSVCGMQFSRAANLRRHIKHTHKSESYPCIQCKSEFTSKQGLEKHVCDIICK